The following proteins are co-located in the Candidatus Thermoplasmatota archaeon genome:
- a CDS encoding S26 family signal peptidase, which translates to MKLKKSAILGFVKDLLVASIIILIILTAMYAYTGVWPPIVVIESNSMEHSGAPYGRLGTIDAGDFTFVKKVNGREDIVTYYQGKQRGYTTYGNYGDVIIFLKNGLPGTPLIHRAMVWVELNITYVHLPEEEMLGYGSGQNIDLWYLLRADREPAQQFTPTSDFLISKVRLYIRMESGGGGTINVVIRPDTGNDLPDDAVALTSIATNSSASASGVWLDFVFSERVLLKAGVKYWIHAACNDSVGYAWATKSADAYITGIFARKEAESWVKYPTYDTFFYVYGNKTQEKILYDVPELGIFNQSSITIEGLVNNYKPWFKGERHSGFITKGDANDCCDQRSRNGELVKVDWIIGVARGELPWFGGIKLLFDDLTTGSSNAGNVRGDCWAMLVVAIALLLAVPTSIDYSYPFIKNKIVAFREQRKIKKKRFEKLEKLEFEVERGKR; encoded by the coding sequence ATGAAACTAAAAAAATCTGCAATCCTAGGCTTTGTAAAAGATTTGCTTGTAGCCTCTATCATTATTCTCATTATTCTTACTGCAATGTATGCCTATACTGGAGTATGGCCTCCTATTGTGGTTATTGAAAGTAATAGTATGGAGCATTCCGGTGCGCCTTACGGCAGGCTCGGCACAATAGATGCAGGCGATTTTACATTTGTAAAGAAAGTTAATGGTAGAGAAGACATTGTTACTTACTATCAAGGCAAACAAAGAGGATATACCACTTACGGTAATTATGGCGATGTGATAATATTTTTGAAAAATGGCTTGCCCGGAACCCCTCTTATACATCGCGCTATGGTCTGGGTTGAGCTGAATATAACCTATGTGCACCTACCAGAGGAGGAAATGCTGGGTTACGGCTCTGGACAAAACATTGATCTATGGTATCTTCTTAGAGCGGACCGAGAGCCTGCACAACAATTCACTCCTACTAGCGATTTTTTGATTAGTAAAGTAAGGCTGTATATAAGAATGGAAAGTGGCGGAGGAGGAACAATTAATGTAGTTATAAGACCTGACACTGGCAACGACCTACCGGACGATGCAGTAGCACTTACATCAATTGCCACTAACAGCTCTGCTTCTGCTAGTGGTGTGTGGCTTGATTTCGTATTTAGCGAGCGAGTACTCTTGAAAGCCGGTGTAAAGTATTGGATACACGCAGCCTGCAATGATTCAGTTGGCTACGCATGGGCTACAAAAAGCGCTGACGCGTACATAACTGGAATATTCGCACGGAAAGAGGCTGAAAGTTGGGTTAAATATCCAACCTATGACACCTTTTTCTACGTGTACGGCAATAAAACTCAAGAGAAAATACTTTACGATGTTCCTGAGCTAGGTATTTTCAATCAATCCTCTATAACAATAGAGGGCTTGGTGAATAACTACAAGCCTTGGTTCAAAGGGGAGAGGCACAGCGGATTCATAACAAAAGGAGATGCTAACGATTGTTGCGATCAAAGATCGAGAAATGGAGAGCTTGTGAAAGTAGATTGGATTATAGGTGTTGCTCGGGGTGAGCTCCCTTGGTTTGGCGGGATTAAACTCTTGTTTGATGATTTGACAACAGGCAGTAGCAACGCAGGTAATGTAAGAGGCGATTGCTGGGCTATGCTCGTGGTTGCAATTGCGCTTCTACTCGCTGTGCCTACGAGTATTGATTACTCTTATCCTTTTATAAAAAATAAAATCGTAGCTTTTAGAGAGCAGCGCAAAATTAAGAAAAAGAGATTTGAGAAATTAGAGAAATTAGAGTTTGAAGTTGAGCGCGGAAAAAGATGA
- a CDS encoding putative RNA uridine N3 methyltransferase, giving the protein MKKYVLIPNSFGAQERDPKIRALLIGQLARVATMFRIAKIIIYPEPKYRTERAHTRELVALLRYANTPQWLRKYIFKREPELSYAGVLTPLQAPHHPELEDKVEHRFGYVKEVCGHSVVDVGLKDLCTCNQRLSPGKVMLFRIKGKECEPMTKEALQNYFGYEVELFSEPLREVLKKLKAQNVLILGTSKYGTPIEKIFSALSAQLKNRNKVAIAFGSYAHGFLDWFSKEECQELFDLIINVQSTQGTKTIRTEEALFLSLEIIDLAKKMAA; this is encoded by the coding sequence ATGAAGAAATATGTACTAATTCCTAACAGTTTTGGAGCGCAAGAGCGTGACCCTAAAATTAGAGCTTTGCTCATAGGGCAGCTTGCTAGAGTTGCCACAATGTTTAGAATAGCAAAAATAATAATTTATCCAGAGCCTAAGTATAGAACTGAGCGCGCGCATACCAGAGAGCTTGTTGCTCTATTGCGCTATGCAAATACGCCTCAGTGGCTTAGAAAATATATTTTTAAGCGTGAGCCTGAGCTGAGCTACGCGGGCGTGCTGACCCCCCTTCAAGCGCCGCACCATCCTGAGCTTGAGGATAAAGTGGAGCATAGGTTTGGATATGTAAAAGAGGTCTGTGGACACTCGGTTGTGGATGTAGGGTTAAAAGACCTATGCACTTGCAATCAGAGGCTTAGTCCAGGCAAAGTCATGCTCTTTAGAATTAAGGGAAAAGAGTGTGAGCCTATGACAAAAGAGGCTTTACAAAACTATTTTGGTTATGAGGTTGAGCTTTTTTCTGAGCCTCTAAGAGAAGTTTTGAAGAAGTTAAAGGCGCAAAATGTTCTCATTCTCGGCACTTCCAAATACGGTACGCCTATAGAGAAAATATTCTCTGCCCTGAGTGCGCAGCTTAAAAACAGAAATAAAGTAGCAATTGCATTCGGGTCCTATGCTCATGGTTTTTTAGACTGGTTTAGTAAAGAAGAGTGTCAAGAGCTTTTTGATTTAATAATTAACGTACAATCAACTCAAGGGACGAAGACCATTAGAACTGAAGAAGCGCTATTCCTGAGTTTAGAAATAATAGATTTAGCGAAGAAGATGGCAGCCTAG
- a CDS encoding site-2 protease family protein: MSALLIVPLAIAIYLLVILILQRKKILGKHNLSLSGPILMWRTERGKNFIDQISKHKFWKHFGSFALVLSTVVGIAMFFVLIWSANLARKMPAERAPTPQMLIGLPGINPLIPVGYGIVALIIAILLHEFSHGILARVAKVNLKSLGLLFLVVPLGAFVEPDEEELKRVAKLKRCSVFAAGPATNILVALVCACIFSWIFMSSVAPVADGIFVTGVFRETPAENEIPLGAIVTKLNDSDTKSFDDFFTNIAKTKANQTVNITFYYRGNFINKNITLSDRGDGCGYLGIECSDPKAVQTLLSRPFYKAESVNEFIGRSFYYVSLPFLALEGRSPLSQPWTDIYTVQGPLGFLPPWLFWLLANLFYWVFWLNLALGMTNALFAVPLDGGYMFRDFADFLIIKRRYAVPIIMALLCALFLLILLSALPSLFSLALLIIWLAAICTISITIATELKLGFGIAELAPEERDNLVKPISYALSLTILFLILWLIIRPRV; encoded by the coding sequence ATGTCAGCACTGCTAATAGTACCGCTTGCAATTGCAATTTACCTTCTAGTAATTTTAATACTTCAGCGCAAAAAAATACTCGGGAAACATAATCTTTCGCTTTCCGGCCCTATACTGATGTGGCGTACTGAGCGCGGCAAAAATTTTATTGATCAGATATCAAAACATAAATTCTGGAAGCACTTTGGCAGCTTTGCACTTGTGCTTTCTACAGTTGTAGGTATTGCTATGTTTTTCGTTCTTATATGGAGTGCAAATTTAGCGAGAAAGATGCCTGCTGAGAGGGCACCAACACCGCAAATGCTTATTGGGTTGCCAGGTATTAACCCGCTCATTCCTGTAGGCTATGGTATTGTAGCACTTATAATAGCGATACTACTGCACGAGTTCTCGCATGGAATATTAGCTAGAGTTGCTAAAGTAAACTTAAAATCTTTAGGCTTACTTTTCTTAGTCGTTCCTTTAGGCGCTTTTGTAGAGCCTGACGAGGAAGAGCTGAAAAGAGTAGCGAAACTCAAAAGGTGCAGTGTATTTGCTGCAGGACCTGCAACGAATATTTTAGTGGCGCTTGTATGCGCATGTATCTTCTCTTGGATTTTTATGAGCTCAGTAGCGCCTGTAGCTGACGGTATTTTCGTTACAGGGGTATTTAGAGAGACTCCTGCAGAAAATGAAATACCGTTGGGCGCAATAGTAACGAAGCTTAACGATAGTGACACGAAAAGTTTCGATGATTTTTTCACTAACATAGCTAAAACAAAAGCAAACCAGACTGTAAATATCACTTTTTACTATCGAGGCAATTTTATTAACAAGAATATCACTCTTAGTGACAGAGGTGATGGCTGCGGTTATCTTGGAATTGAATGCTCCGATCCAAAAGCAGTTCAAACTCTTCTGAGCAGACCTTTTTACAAAGCAGAATCTGTAAACGAATTTATTGGGAGAAGTTTTTATTACGTTTCATTACCGTTTCTGGCGCTAGAGGGGCGGTCGCCATTAAGTCAACCTTGGACCGATATTTATACTGTTCAAGGTCCTCTCGGCTTTCTGCCGCCCTGGCTATTCTGGCTGCTCGCTAATCTATTTTATTGGGTATTCTGGCTGAATTTAGCGCTCGGTATGACTAACGCATTGTTTGCAGTACCTCTCGATGGCGGCTACATGTTTAGGGATTTTGCCGATTTTTTAATTATCAAGCGCAGATATGCTGTGCCTATTATCATGGCACTACTTTGTGCTTTGTTTTTACTAATACTGCTGAGCGCGCTGCCTTCGCTATTTAGTTTGGCACTTCTAATTATATGGCTTGCCGCAATCTGTACAATTTCAATTACCATAGCTACTGAACTTAAACTTGGGTTTGGAATCGCTGAGCTAGCTCCTGAGGAAAGGGATAATCTAGTAAAGCCTATTTCTTACGCTCTTTCACTGACAATATTATTCCTGATACTATGGCTGATTATACGTCCTAGAGTGTGA
- a CDS encoding ORC1-type DNA replication protein: MIGSAIFEPYLEQRTIFRDKEVMRASYIPEVLPHREVEINRLASICASALRGETPSNVFIYGKTGTGKTAVTKYVGNELLKAVQELGRKIIFVYINCEIVDTEYGVLSQIGNSIIQDWNERIPFTGWPLDKVYNKLKEELEKSESITVIALDEIDKLVAKSGDSALYILTRMNSDLGKSKTSVIGISNDPRFTELLDPRVRSSLGEEELIFPPYNASQLQDILAQRASLAFQENVLSEGALALCSALAAQEHGDARRALDMLRVAGELAERAGEQKVTEEHVRKAQAKIEHESMNELIRTLPLHSKVVLLSVILNEQVGNTKLITGEVYDTYKELVKRAKVTDLTQRRVSGLISELDMLGVINARVISKGRYGRTKEISLGVPLEEAKKVLEEDELIKELSSYRPQRQLTLV; this comes from the coding sequence ATGATTGGGAGCGCGATATTCGAACCTTATTTAGAGCAGAGAACTATTTTCAGAGATAAAGAAGTAATGAGAGCCTCATACATACCTGAAGTTTTGCCTCATAGAGAGGTAGAAATAAACAGGCTTGCTAGTATTTGCGCCTCCGCGCTTAGAGGCGAGACGCCCTCAAACGTATTCATCTATGGCAAAACCGGTACTGGGAAAACCGCCGTTACAAAATATGTAGGCAACGAGCTGCTCAAAGCAGTCCAGGAGCTAGGTCGTAAAATAATCTTCGTGTATATAAACTGCGAAATTGTAGATACCGAATATGGGGTACTCTCGCAGATAGGCAATAGTATAATTCAAGATTGGAATGAGCGCATTCCTTTCACAGGCTGGCCTTTGGATAAGGTCTATAATAAATTAAAAGAGGAGCTAGAGAAGAGCGAAAGTATTACTGTGATAGCACTTGACGAAATAGACAAACTCGTTGCCAAAAGCGGTGACAGCGCACTCTACATACTAACGCGAATGAACTCAGATTTAGGCAAATCAAAAACAAGCGTTATAGGAATATCAAACGACCCTAGATTCACAGAACTTCTAGACCCTAGAGTAAGAAGCAGTTTAGGCGAGGAAGAACTTATATTCCCACCATACAACGCGAGCCAGTTACAAGATATATTAGCTCAGAGAGCCTCTTTAGCTTTCCAAGAAAATGTGCTCAGCGAGGGGGCATTAGCACTATGCTCAGCGCTCGCAGCTCAAGAGCATGGCGATGCAAGAAGAGCTCTCGATATGTTGAGAGTAGCTGGAGAACTGGCTGAGAGGGCTGGGGAGCAAAAAGTTACTGAGGAGCACGTGCGGAAGGCGCAAGCCAAAATAGAGCATGAGAGCATGAACGAACTTATAAGAACGCTTCCTTTGCATTCCAAAGTCGTACTGCTTTCAGTAATTCTAAACGAGCAGGTAGGCAATACTAAACTAATTACAGGCGAGGTCTACGATACTTATAAAGAGTTAGTGAAAAGGGCAAAGGTTACAGATTTAACGCAAAGAAGGGTCTCGGGTCTAATTTCAGAATTAGATATGCTCGGAGTGATTAACGCAAGAGTTATTTCCAAAGGAAGATACGGCAGAACAAAGGAAATATCGCTGGGAGTGCCTTTGGAAGAAGCTAAAAAAGTGCTTGAAGAAGATGAGCTTATAAAAGAGCTGAGTAGCTATAGACCGCAAAGACAGCTAACGTTAGTGTAA
- a CDS encoding DUF3198 domain-containing protein yields the protein MVRKLKDFALPLSSCLFVIGTVMVSCSVIWYLSYIHRATFPAELSALQEMEKLGDWGWWLLITSPFVFIAGSWYFIDCCIKRRRFRALISTGSKAGFIKALPELEELALSLPKRYSDGLEAKKKDFKL from the coding sequence ATGGTAAGGAAACTAAAAGATTTCGCACTTCCACTTAGCTCATGCTTGTTTGTTATAGGTACTGTAATGGTATCTTGCAGTGTAATTTGGTATCTTAGCTATATTCACAGAGCTACGTTTCCTGCTGAGCTCTCTGCTCTCCAAGAGATGGAAAAGCTCGGTGATTGGGGCTGGTGGCTGCTTATAACATCTCCTTTTGTATTTATTGCAGGCTCTTGGTATTTTATTGATTGCTGTATTAAGCGTCGCAGGTTCAGAGCCTTAATTTCAACTGGAAGTAAAGCTGGTTTTATAAAAGCACTACCTGAGCTTGAGGAGCTTGCTCTAAGTCTTCCCAAAAGATATAGCGACGGGTTAGAGGCTAAGAAGAAAGATTTTAAGCTCTGA
- a CDS encoding AAA family ATPase, with product MLVIGLTGMPGAGKTEFVKLAQKRGFAVYRMGDAVWEWVKNRGLELTNDTVARIANEERKKYGGGIWAERTIEMIKKKADKIIIDGIRSPDEIKIFKNYFHNFVLVAVHAPPEIRFKRIVGRERVDDAKSKNDFLARDKRELGWGIGEVIRSADFLLVNDCSLSDFRLEVEKLLNLNLHFA from the coding sequence ATGCTCGTTATAGGCCTTACAGGAATGCCGGGCGCTGGTAAAACAGAATTTGTAAAGCTTGCTCAGAAAAGGGGCTTTGCAGTGTATAGAATGGGTGACGCTGTCTGGGAATGGGTGAAGAACAGAGGCTTAGAGCTCACGAACGATACTGTAGCTAGAATAGCTAATGAAGAACGTAAAAAATATGGTGGAGGTATTTGGGCTGAACGCACTATTGAGATGATAAAGAAAAAAGCAGATAAGATAATCATCGATGGGATTAGAAGTCCTGACGAAATAAAGATTTTCAAAAATTATTTTCATAATTTTGTTTTGGTTGCCGTTCATGCACCACCTGAAATAAGATTCAAGAGGATTGTTGGAAGAGAGAGGGTAGATGATGCAAAATCTAAAAATGATTTTTTAGCGCGCGATAAGCGCGAGCTTGGGTGGGGTATAGGAGAAGTTATCAGGAGCGCTGACTTTTTATTGGTAAATGATTGTAGCCTTAGCGATTTTAGATTAGAAGTAGAGAAGTTGTTGAATTTAAATTTACATTTTGCATAG
- a CDS encoding CPBP family glutamic-type intramembrane protease — MTRKIIDLILRPLCFIAILLYGIFLASAIALVIGSSFLVLPFLTTSYWVFFVLIPLPLPLFQLQGHLLALYYILVVLVILLSFIWLLKSKKRADSFITLAQVFLATLFFIEAYYLVLRIFGAGYVVPSPENLQDHLFKVTNACFHEELICRVLLLGLPLFFVRAIAGKVQTLKSYILGGNLKLDAPATFFLILSSLIFACAHYLLGWDLYKILPAFIAGLALGYLFLKFGLHISILLHLSFNYLGLVLGAFGTLAPLIVTVIYTFLLFIGFIYFLKLLRKGAKFYLSM, encoded by the coding sequence ATGACCAGAAAAATCATTGATTTAATCCTGCGGCCCCTTTGCTTCATTGCAATCCTATTGTATGGAATTTTTCTAGCCTCGGCAATAGCGCTCGTAATAGGCTCTTCATTTCTAGTGCTGCCTTTTTTAACTACCAGTTATTGGGTTTTCTTTGTTTTAATACCGTTGCCGCTACCGCTTTTTCAACTTCAAGGTCATTTACTGGCGCTCTACTACATACTCGTAGTGCTTGTGATTCTATTATCTTTTATATGGCTTTTAAAGAGCAAAAAAAGAGCTGATAGTTTTATTACTCTTGCGCAAGTATTTCTTGCAACTCTGTTCTTTATAGAAGCATACTACCTTGTCCTCCGGATTTTTGGCGCTGGTTATGTTGTGCCTTCACCTGAAAATTTGCAAGACCATCTCTTTAAAGTAACGAACGCATGCTTTCACGAAGAGCTTATATGTAGAGTCTTGTTGCTAGGTCTGCCTTTGTTTTTCGTTCGCGCCATTGCAGGGAAAGTGCAAACACTCAAAAGCTACATACTGGGTGGCAATTTAAAACTCGATGCCCCTGCTACCTTTTTTCTTATACTCTCTTCTCTAATATTTGCTTGCGCACACTACCTTCTAGGCTGGGACCTCTATAAAATTCTACCTGCATTTATTGCAGGACTGGCTCTGGGATATCTATTCTTAAAATTCGGATTGCACATTTCCATCTTGTTGCACCTTTCTTTTAATTATTTAGGACTTGTATTAGGAGCGTTTGGTACCCTTGCGCCTTTAATTGTGACTGTTATTTACACCTTTTTGCTGTTTATAGGATTTATATATTTTTTGAAATTGCTTAGAAAAGGTGCTAAATTTTATTTGAGTATGTAA
- a CDS encoding cytidine/deoxycytidylate deaminase family protein, with the protein MRPNLDEYFMRMAQLVSKRSTCLRRQVGAIIVKEKRVLATGYNGAPKGLKHCSEVGCVREELKVPETHRHELCRGLHAEQNSIIQAALFGVSIKDSILYTTHFPCSVCAKMLINAEIKEIVYGEDYADELSEKMLKESKIKVRKFKL; encoded by the coding sequence ATGAGACCCAACTTAGACGAATATTTTATGCGCATGGCGCAGTTAGTGAGCAAGCGCTCTACTTGTCTGCGAAGACAGGTCGGTGCAATAATAGTAAAAGAGAAGCGTGTACTTGCCACTGGCTATAACGGTGCACCTAAAGGCTTGAAACACTGCTCTGAAGTGGGATGCGTGCGCGAAGAGCTTAAAGTGCCTGAGACGCACCGCCATGAGCTCTGTAGAGGCTTGCATGCTGAACAAAATTCAATTATACAAGCAGCGCTATTCGGAGTGAGCATAAAAGATTCTATACTTTATACTACACATTTCCCATGCTCTGTATGCGCTAAAATGCTGATTAATGCAGAGATAAAAGAAATTGTGTATGGTGAAGATTATGCAGACGAGCTCTCAGAAAAGATGCTTAAGGAAAGCAAGATAAAAGTGAGAAAATTCAAATTATAG
- a CDS encoding adenosine-specific kinase has translation MELKTIKIQKPPEVNIILGQSHFIKTVEDLHEVLITSVPQIKFGIAFCESSGACLVRISGNDDALKKLAAQNAFSLACGHSFIILLKNAYPINVLNAIKHVSEICNIYCATANDIEVIVAETSQGRGVLGVVDGSLPRGIEAEKDIIERKEFLRKLGYKL, from the coding sequence ATGGAGCTTAAAACTATAAAAATTCAAAAACCGCCTGAGGTAAATATAATTTTAGGGCAAAGCCACTTTATAAAAACTGTAGAAGATTTGCACGAAGTGCTTATTACAAGCGTGCCTCAAATTAAGTTTGGAATAGCATTTTGCGAAAGCTCTGGTGCATGCCTAGTAAGGATTAGCGGCAACGATGATGCACTAAAAAAATTAGCAGCTCAAAACGCATTTTCATTAGCTTGCGGACATTCTTTTATTATTTTACTGAAAAACGCCTATCCTATAAATGTATTGAATGCAATAAAGCATGTCTCTGAGATTTGTAATATTTACTGTGCTACAGCTAATGACATCGAGGTTATAGTTGCAGAAACATCTCAGGGAAGAGGTGTTTTGGGCGTTGTTGACGGTTCATTACCCCGTGGCATTGAGGCTGAAAAAGATATAATTGAGAGGAAAGAATTTCTCAGAAAGCTTGGTTATAAGCTGTGA